ACCACTGCATCTCTGATTGCCAAGATACGAGGAAAAGGGATAATTCAACCCTTAAACAGGCATTAATCAAAACATTCAAGACTTTTAATCAATTCATTCTGCATCAATCACTGTATTGCATCTCTCCTATGCATATGAGAGTGATATGGAGAGCATATATGTGATGAAACATGCATCATGATCTGAGTAAAGCTCAACTTTTTGCAGTTCTTAATGtgtgatttaaaacaaataccatttacaaaatcaaaaatgatATAAACCAAAATGTTGCATAAGGTTTTGAGAACACCTGGTTGAGATCAGTGAATATTTCCATTTGAGTAAATAGTAACAGTCAGTTTATGGCTTGAGTTGATCTATGAAGTGTCTCTTTAGAAAAATTCATCTGGGGTCTGAGGTCCTGCATAAAATAAAGGGAAACCAAACGCTACACGAGCAGCAGCATCTGGGTTATGTCCACTGGCCAGCTGGCATTTGGGCATTCATCCCAGAGCAAAGATACATTTGGGTATATACAGGTACACTTAAAGGCAAATgcccaaaaaatttaataaaatgtcagACGCCCCTGTAAAGGATTCAAAAGTCAGtaacctattaaaaaaaaaaaaaaaaaaaaaaaaattaaaagaaaaagtcagGAAGCTTCAGGGAACAAAGCAATCTAGGAGAGGAAACAAAACCCCCTACCTTTGAGAAAAACCTTCTACAAGCCCTGagatatttcttttttcctccatAGTCTGACGTGAAAGGCAAAATACGAGGGTAACCTCATTGGTAAGTGCTTCTGTGCAATCTAgtcttcagtttgttttttttaatctgtacaAGAGTCAACAAAGTCAATTCCATATTGAGAGCCATTGACATGGTCCAGACCAGATTCAGCATGCAGGAAGCGCTCCCTCATAAATGAAAGAGCTTCCTGGAAGCTGAAGGCCATTGTTATCTGGGTGAGACGGGAGGGCTGGAGAACACTGTCCCAGAGTTCCGCGGTGACTGGAGATTCAAGGACGGGGAAGGAGACACCTTGCGGGAGCTGCTCAGATCACCGTTGTGGAGCTTCCAGAGCAGCTCTTCATTCTCCATAGACAGGCGTTTGTTCACTTTGGACTCCTTCTGGAGGGTTTCCTGCAAAGCCGCCTGCTCTGTGGACAGTTGTCTGCAACGGAACAAGGCAGCTCTGGTAAACCTGATTAAAGTAGTCACTATTACTGCACAAGATGAAAGAGCAGAAGGTCTCTCAGCACAAAGCTTTGCTGCAATGAAAACACACCATTCTTACCACGAAAAGAGCACAAACAGTAATCAAAGCAATTAAAGTCTCAAAGCATAGCCAGAAGCAATTTTGTAGAATGTCCTATACCACATGCAAATActgtaaaactacaaaaaagactTTGGTTTGCTAACTGAATGAAGCCCACTGGGAAAGCACCCAAATGTCAGAAGCTAGACAGGTGGATTAAgtcaaataatttctaaaaacCCAAGAGTATCACGTTTATAAACACAAACTTGTGGTATGCTACCTTGACAAAGCAGCATGTCTGTCCATTCTGGCTTTAAGGTCCTCGTTTTCCTGTTGTAGTTTCTTAAGACATTCATCCAGCTTCACATTCCTCtccatctaaaaataaaataaaatcttagagTTTCTCCAGCACATATATTGTAGGAGCGTCAGATTTATGTTCATCTGTTTACTGTGATTAGAATGTAGATGCTTTATGCACAACAGATAACTGAGCTCACCAGTTTGTCTATCTGCAAGAGTTTCTTGTCCTGTTCATGgatctgtttgtttttgatgtcCAGCACTACTTTAAGGCTTTCAAGCTCCTGCTCCAGATAAAGAGTATGGGAGTCCTTAAAcataagaaaataagaaagagaTATCAGGAATATATACTGGCTTTCCTAAACTGGATCATTAAGATCCagtaaaataatagaataaaataaaagtctcaaATTCAGGTTTCCACATTTGGTATTATTCTAATTTTACCCAAAAGGATGTTACGGTCTCTAATAAAGACTTCTCCTGTGGTGTATGAATATATACAATGTTGGGCGTTTGTTGATGAACAAACTAAACCAATGTGAGAatgtgaaaagtgtgttttaagagcatttagataaaagcatctgctaaatgcataaatgtaagaaactttttactttttctaaAGTCGAAAGtgtccatagttgaagaaacCCTGATATATTAACTTTCCCTGTGCTGGATTGTCACACTATTTATAGGACAGGGTCTTTATCTAAATGCCCTCGCATGCATTTTCAGAATGTTGAGTGTTCCCTAATCAACCCAAACCTGAAAgaaaagaccaataaaaaaataacattccagTTAAAGCAGAGATGCACTACTAAAAACAGAGATGCATTACTATCAACAGCACTGGCTAAGTCTGCTTGATAACACAGATGTTTGGGAGCTATACAGGAGTGATAACATACCTGTGTTTTCTCAGCCAGGTCCATCCTTCTCTTCACCTCTGCATCCAGCTTTTCTTTGAGGTTGTTATTCTCTGTTATGAGCTCCTGAATTCTATTCTGTTTGAGGAAAAATGCACTGATATGaaaatgtttgttacattttgaCAGGGCAAAATACAAGAAAGGAAAGGTGAGCAGGAAACACGGATGTTGTGTGGAGAATTTTAGCTCTTGGTCACTGCCTTACAGATAACGTGTCCTCTGATTCCTTCAGTGTTGCATTGAAAGCCTGCATTTCCTTTTCATGGGACTGTCTGAGTTCTGAGAAAGTCAAGACAGAGCAGAATATATCAGAGCATGAGAGGTAATATTGGTGTACTTTTgttgaatttgtgtgtgtattatgagGAGTCTCCATAGACATGATATTTTATCTACTGTACAAACGTTATATTTTATCCATTAACACTACTCCTAAACCTAACAGACATCATTTGgtataatttataaacaattttcCTAATACAGACTTCAACTTTTTCCCCATAAACGTCCAACATTTTCAGGTAAATAGAGACAACTACATAGGGATATTAAATAGTTTAAcctaacatatacatatattttttaacttttatttactttaatacaatTTTCACAAATGAGGACGTTCCCAAAAGGTTTAGAGAGATTGTCATGTTTAGCTTACTTCTGGaaacaaatttgtccccaaaacaTGGTTCAgtagtagacacacacacacacacacattttaaagagagaaaaagaccATATTAGACAAAAACAAAGCCCAATATGATTTACCTTTGAAAGTCTGTTCAAACTGTAGTTTAAGGCCATCCACCTCCTCCATATGGCTTACTTCCAGTTCCTTCTTCAAAGCCTCATGTTTTTCTCGCAACTCTTTTAGCTAGAcaagtacaaataaataacttaatttagAAAAAGTcttattggtttgttttgtgaataaatgatgaggAAGTCAGATACCATATGTTCAAACAACTAAAAGGTCAAGGCTCATATGCCAAtgtacaagaaaaacaaaaactatgaaaCCACTCTACATAGTTCTGAGAAAGTGATCATGTTTAAGTATTAATTtgacagtttaaaggggtcatgaaatgagaaaccaaatttgccttgatcttttggaatataagaggtctttgtaccaataaaacgtcctgcaagtttcatagcttaagacgtcctccccattataaacgagccatttatttaatcaagctctaaatacacctcgttctggatccatggtaaggaagtgacgtcacggtgcgaagtgacgttccaaccatttgcatatgaccgcctccagcacaagacaactacgctcattttcgtatcgttgtcgcgccgcgcgcctcacaagtgttcagtcaacggacagcgagtgggtctgtgtacagaaaaatacaatgccacgcagatgtgctcaaacatataaggttttatcattgcaagagccatcgcttcgaatgcatcacccgctactaaacagttacgctcaatccacaaatgttctggctgggggtgtttaataattgatccatatgcactgtcgttagccaatcataacagtgggcgttaacactgaactcttaaaggagaaacaaaaaaacaaaaaacagactttaataaaaaaatcaaaaaaaaaaaaataaataaaaaaaaaaatgtcataattcactacatttttaaagtttttttttttttaaaaaactatagtaatactataattgtacctatgggaccataataataaaataaaaaaacccatgtcatgacccctttaagacatctGAAATAATCTATCCAACAAAAAGTGTGTAAGGACACTGGAGAACAAATGAAAAAAGGCCCAGTGTCTTCCACACCTGCTGCTCCATCTGAGCTTTGCACTTGTCAGCCTCCTCCTGGTAAGTCTGATGGACCTTCTCCCACTCAGTGGAGTAAAAGGTCTTCAGTCTCTCCTCGAGGTCAGCAAGGTCCAAGTGGTGCTGCTCCTGGACCTTCTGTAGAACTCCATCAAAAGCAGCACGCAGCTCCTCCTTCTCCTGCTCCAGACGCTCACAGGATGAGCAGAGCTCACTGAGGAAAAGATCCAATCGGAGAAGTTAGAAGATCAATTAAGTGATTAATTCAGTTAACAAAATCAAGCCGTAAAGCaccatttaaaaatattccaTATTTACACACAATACAACAGCaacccacaaaaaacaaaaagagtagGACATCTGATATGAAAATTTAGATATGCTATATGCAGACAGCAGTGGGATAACCAGAGCAAATGTTGAAAGGCCAACATGTCCATTTGCTGCTTTGACATCAGGCCCTGCCGACACTCGATGCTATGATTCAATACTCAAGTATTCTGCATGAGTCCCAGTTGTCTCTACGGTTATGGTATCTCCAGCAGTTCTGTAAATAATGTGTCAACTGTTACAAGGAACATGTCAAATTACAACTAAGGGTAGGTTCAGCAAAAGGAACACTAATCCACAGAGCCATAATGAACAGGAGTTTCCCAACCACTCACTAGGCTTTCTCAATCAGAACTGTGTCACAGATACGGTCCCTGTGAGCATTAGCCACCTCTGCTCTTATAGAAAGAAACAGATGGCACTTCACTGCTCTGCACAGAACTGCTGTGGTTTTCACACAAAGTAGCAAGCTGAATCCTGCAGCTGCTCCGGTCTTTGTAGTGTACAAGTTTGTTACATGGAGTAACAGGCTATCCAAATACcaccatataaatatataaataattaggaGGCACAAATCAGAAATGTCAGGGTTATCTGTATGGATctctttatttatatcattacctttatattaataaaataaatatatctatatatctgaaTTGATGTTTATgcatctaaaattatttatttcaatattaaatacacatgcatttttttttaaatatctttattaatattattttttttagatttaaatatattaataattaggAGGCACAAATCAGAAATGTCAGGGTGATACAAAAGTCAGAGGCACAAATCAGAAATGTCAGGGTAATACAAAAGTCATCatatcacaatgaaaaaaataaaaaataaattaaataatggaatgaaaataaaagattatgccaaactactttaggttttattattgaataaaaattaaagatgCTTCAGTGTTTATTGATACTTGAAAAACTTAAAACTGCCAAATCCAAGAGATCTGGCATAACCAACAAAGTCATGTGATGCAACGAGCACGCAAAGGCCAGTAAGTCTCTTTATAAGACTTATTTGTCCCTGGCCCAGGCCACTATAATGAAATAACAGCAGAAATCCAGGCAGCTGTTTCAAACAGAGCTTACCAGTCCACTCACTTTATGAGGCTAATGTGATGCTCATATTTGTGTGAAAACACTCAGTGAGTGCTGGGAACAAACTTATGTCTAACTTCTATATAACAGCTTAATTACACCAGATTGTTCGGCTAATCTTATCTGTTTACTGGCGCATCAGTAGGCATTTCTGAACCTCATCTATTATCAAAGGTCAAAAGCATGTCAGCAAAATAAATTACTTGAATGAGTCACAACACAAGAACGGCTGTTGTTCTCCAGGAGGAACACTTAGGTTCACATCCCTTACTGGCACTGCAATCTAATCATCTATATTCTGAGATGAAAACCACAGATTGTTCCCCTTTAAAAGAGAGTCTTAAAATAAGTTACAATCATAATCATTATAAAGCTGTTGTTAGGGGTTAAATGAGAACAGTATCTATTGACCCTGCTGTACAAGAAACAGTAAACAGAGCTAAACCATGATCAGATCCACTCAGAGAAGATGAGCCAGACCCAGAGCTCACTAATGGCTTGATGTATTTCATGAATCTGCAGTGTAATTCGATTATAGGTTATATTTATGATGCAAAGCACAGCTGAAGTCCTATAAATAATCCAAATAATGCAAACAAGAGGAAAAACAGACAGTTAAGGAGGAGGAGGATCCTTTttcttttccacagaagaaaaaaagaaaggagacACACAGGTCATGACTCGACAGTCAGCAAAAATGACTGCGCATATGCATCCAAACAGTATATTTAGGTTATTACAGAAAGCTCTTGGCAGAAGAAAGCTTGTCAAATGTGCTGTTTATGTACATGCACTGTTTGTATCCAATCTCTTaccaaaatggaaaattaaactgtacatttaaaagtCCGGTTTGAATGTGCCTCAAATAAATCACGTGACATCGTCTAGACATGTTTATTCCGTAAACagatgtttttacattaaaactattcACTAAATGACACAAAAGGCAACTTAAGTTAACATTCTGCACAGAGAAGTTAATAAAGGCACATGCCAAATAGCAAGCTAAATTAATTGGACACAGTTCTAGCAGGTTTTGTGTGAAGACAGCACTCGGTTCATTGGAAGAGAGCAGTTGTCCTGTGTTAAAAGACACTTTTGTTTTATAAGGGAATTCTGGGTGCGTGCCAAAAAACATGGCACGCTGCAGTATTCACAGTGACATCACTCGCTTTATGCTTGGTTGAAAGCTGAAAACAAAGCTGTCTGTGGGTAATATTGCTGATATTTTCCTGCAGCTATATTATTGACTTCAGGAGGTGGTCTGAAGAATTCTTATAGGGGTCAGGAGCCCTGGAATGTGCTAATACGCTTAAGcatagattataataataaagagtaaTCATGTGCCAGACTTATACATttgtaaagtgtaaaaatataaataaattttactgaTTAGCAAAAATAGATTAACCCTGCTCAGATGATACCGTATATCAGTAAAGAAAGAACATAAATCAAATAACCATACCTCTCATGCTAAACActttctaatattaaaaaaaattatccatgACAAATCAATGCATCAGACGTCTCATGGGAA
The Cyprinus carpio isolate SPL01 chromosome B14, ASM1834038v1, whole genome shotgun sequence DNA segment above includes these coding regions:
- the LOC109103558 gene encoding LOW QUALITY PROTEIN: microtubule-associated tumor suppressor 1 homolog A (The sequence of the model RefSeq protein was modified relative to this genomic sequence to represent the inferred CDS: inserted 1 base in 1 codon) codes for the protein MIFSPKFSFSIHMRLTAKGLLRSLQLLSGCKSTVVFQAVDKSRTSSRNQQPPTNGQPDLVPPESKSRNXEYYKALCEKKNQTIPAAGELFRSNNRRFEAVAVVIKHLCAGHEEMMKQRRELSQELVTLREELVSLCSSCERLEQEKEELRAAFDGVLQKVQEQHHLDLADLEERLKTFYSTEWEKVHQTYQEEADKCKAQMEQQLKELREKHEALKKELEVSHMEEVDGLKLQFEQTFKELRQSHEKEMQAFNATLKESEDTLSNRIQELITENNNLKEKLDAEVKRRMDLAEKTQDSHTLYLEQELESLKVVLDIKNKQIHEQDKKLLQIDKLMERNVKLDECLKKLQQENEDLKARMDRHAALSRQLSTEQAALQETLQKESKVNKRLSMENEELLWKLHNGDLSSSRKVSPSPSLNLQSPRNSGTVFSSPPVSPR